The following coding sequences lie in one Rutidosis leptorrhynchoides isolate AG116_Rl617_1_P2 chromosome 4, CSIRO_AGI_Rlap_v1, whole genome shotgun sequence genomic window:
- the LOC139843945 gene encoding ras-related protein RABA5c-like has product MSSSDDEGEEYLFKVVIIGDSAVGKSNLLSRYARNEFNLHSKATIGVEFQTQSMEIDGKEVKAQIWDTAGQERFRAVTSAYYRGAVGALIVYDISRSTTFESVSRWLEELNTHSETTVARMLVGNKLDLENIRAVSVEDGKNLAEKNGLFFMETSALDSTNVKTAFEMVIREIYNNVSRKVLNSDSYKAELSVNRVTLSNNGDDGSKQGQNKYSCCS; this is encoded by the exons ATGTCGTCATCTGATGACGAAGGTGAAGAAtacttgttcaaagtcgtcataatCGGCGATTCAGCAGTCGGTAAATCAAATCTGTTATCTCGCTACGCTCGAAATGAGTTCAATTTGCATTCAAAAGCAACAATCGGAGTTGAATTCCAGACTCAAAGTATGGAAATTGATGGAAAAGAAGTTAAAGCTCAGATTTGGGATACTGCTGGTCAGGAACGGTTTCGTGCTGTGACGTCAGCATACTATCGTGGTGCTGTTGGTGCTTTAATTGTGTATGATATTTCTCGTAGTACTACGTTTGAAAGTGTTTCGCGGTGGCTTGAGGAGCTAAATA CTCATTCAGAGACAACAGTGGCAAGAATGTTAGTGGGAAACAAACTGGATCTGGAGAATATCAGGGCTGTTTCTGTTGAAGATGGAAAGAATCTTGCAGAGAAAAATGGGTTGTTTTTCATGGAAACATCTGCACTCGATTCGACTAATGTCAAAACAGCATTTGAGATGGTCATTCGAGAGATATATAACAACGTTAGTCGGAAAGTATTGAATTCAGATTCGTATAAAGCCGAATTATCTGTaaacagggtgacactttcaaacaATGGTGATGATGGTTCTAAGCAAGGTCAGAACAAATACTCGTGTTGTAGTTGA